The following are from one region of the Microbacterium sp. BK668 genome:
- a CDS encoding DUF6325 family protein, with the protein MAEFRYGPVELFLLGLEGERPDPALIGELAELVDDGILRVLDFVVISKSESGDVTVVEIEDDDDDYAALDLVLSGITGEEDIAELAELVPEGGSAAVVALELVYARRLASSLAASGGVVLSSERIPAPVVNALVDAIEEEVAEEIIEEAIEEIEQSEGEKA; encoded by the coding sequence ATGGCTGAATTCCGTTACGGTCCGGTCGAGCTGTTCCTGCTCGGCCTCGAGGGGGAGAGGCCCGACCCGGCGCTCATCGGCGAGCTCGCAGAGCTCGTCGACGACGGCATCCTACGGGTGCTGGACTTCGTCGTGATCTCGAAGTCCGAGTCCGGCGACGTCACCGTCGTCGAGATCGAGGACGACGACGACGACTACGCCGCACTCGACCTCGTGCTGTCGGGCATCACGGGCGAGGAGGACATCGCCGAGCTCGCAGAGCTCGTGCCCGAGGGCGGCTCCGCGGCCGTCGTCGCCCTCGAGCTCGTCTACGCCCGTCGCCTCGCCTCGAGCCTCGCGGCCAGCGGCGGAGTCGTGCTGTCCTCCGAGCGCATCCCGGCACCCGTCGTGAACGCACTCGTCGACGCGATCGAGGAAGAGGTCGCCGAGGAGATCATCGAAGAAGCGATCGAAGAGATCGAGCAGAGCGAAGGAGAGAAGGCATGA
- a CDS encoding Pr6Pr family membrane protein, which translates to MTRSRRWARTWTVLRLAMAALIAAAVIAQAARTIGGAVASGGDVLTTAVNFFSFFTILSNVLSVVVLAWAGMWFWTRGTSDPAEPEPRVLATLLACATTYMIVTGIVYNTLLRSIALPQGTTVPWSNEILHVVGPVFLLADLLLGPRRRALPWRGVAEIVVVPLAWVVYTLVRGPLTTNPVSGQPFWYPYPFLNPNSFEDGYVTVAVYVVGIAVVIALAAWLVVGVGRRRAQSAASDREAETAATTAD; encoded by the coding sequence ATGACCCGTTCTCGCCGGTGGGCTCGGACGTGGACCGTGCTCCGCCTCGCGATGGCCGCGCTCATCGCCGCCGCGGTGATCGCGCAGGCGGCCCGCACGATCGGCGGCGCCGTCGCGTCCGGTGGAGACGTGCTCACGACAGCGGTCAACTTCTTCAGCTTCTTCACGATCCTCTCGAACGTGCTCTCCGTCGTCGTGCTCGCCTGGGCGGGCATGTGGTTCTGGACGCGGGGCACGAGCGATCCGGCGGAACCCGAGCCGCGCGTGCTCGCGACACTGCTCGCGTGCGCGACGACGTACATGATCGTGACGGGCATCGTCTACAACACGCTCCTGCGCAGCATCGCGCTGCCGCAGGGCACGACGGTGCCCTGGTCGAATGAGATCCTGCACGTGGTCGGGCCCGTCTTCCTGCTCGCCGACCTCCTCCTCGGACCGCGCCGGCGCGCGCTGCCGTGGCGCGGGGTCGCGGAGATCGTCGTCGTGCCTCTCGCCTGGGTCGTGTACACGCTCGTGCGGGGGCCGCTCACGACCAACCCGGTCTCGGGCCAGCCGTTCTGGTATCCGTATCCCTTCCTCAACCCGAACAGCTTCGAGGACGGCTACGTGACCGTGGCCGTCTACGTCGTCGGAATCGCCGTCGTCATCGCCCTCGCTGCGTGGCTCGTCGTCGGCGTCGGTCGTCGTCGCGCGCAGAGCGCGGCATCCGACCGGGAGGCCGAAACGGCAGCCACGACAGCGGACTGA
- a CDS encoding LuxR C-terminal-related transcriptional regulator — translation MTLQASALSSRTWTRHQPPTRQPVSLPRPALLDLLDEMVDENPVTIVTAPSGFGKTTVVSNWAERTSHLVAWLALAPTEEHAVDGAVIAAIESIVPPDRIGVTDPFGLVGANEKVDLHHRLEAALAGMLEPFVLVIDDAQRAGESLEFGLLADLIEHPPQALRVVLVGTTSLELRMPRFVLSHPEAVIAAEALAFERPEIEALAVAMESHADAALVHADTGGWPIAVRLALLTPRSSRSSAAVRTSGLMHEYVRDVVLSGLDPDLAEFVIEASVCDELTPEFASALTGRSDGGRMLERCRRLGLFLERTEGLDGPLYRWHSLFARHCRELLAEERPERLAALRALAGELLAVTRPLEAVAHLVALGDAAGAEKVILNSWVALVALEGATDLDRACLSLPQDRAESPVIHLIRACARDVIGEHRWARELFDAAEAGIGESEIEQRTLEIARLFFVDGRDRIGPAIAAVRARLLTAGTLTAKEHAALTFVLGWSELRLRASTDRTIETLEAAVREAEAVGDRSLTRRAREVLIYALVWAGRNTAARVVLATLDEDDADATSWVAYVGGSGVVAAGLLAYWAHDLEAAELELRRVLVFGRARSTFADLARIYLAATAAATGDPRQCRRAALELQFLPRSEVQGVEWAKFRQVAVALLEEAIGHRERALELVRGLGDSLPMPVVAVHVAGVLRRAGAYTEALQVLRNLKGFAGVSYVRVATFATNALAHWANGQLEAAHELCEQALEVADAELIRFPFAEDDPDLRELLGAHVAWGTEHEEFLLSCLRPTSASSALTVLSERERDVFEQLRTTLTTVEIAERLGVSVNTVKTHQRSIYRKLGVTSRREALRRYT, via the coding sequence ATGACATTGCAGGCGAGTGCTCTTTCTTCTCGCACGTGGACACGGCATCAGCCGCCGACGCGCCAGCCGGTCTCCCTTCCGCGGCCGGCACTCCTCGATCTGCTGGACGAGATGGTCGACGAGAACCCCGTCACGATCGTCACGGCCCCGAGCGGCTTCGGCAAGACCACCGTCGTCAGCAACTGGGCCGAACGCACGTCTCACCTCGTCGCCTGGCTGGCTCTCGCTCCCACCGAGGAGCACGCGGTGGACGGCGCTGTCATCGCGGCGATCGAATCCATCGTGCCGCCCGACCGGATCGGCGTCACCGATCCGTTCGGGCTCGTGGGGGCGAACGAGAAGGTCGACCTGCACCATCGGCTCGAGGCCGCGCTCGCGGGGATGCTGGAGCCGTTCGTCCTCGTCATCGACGATGCGCAGCGCGCGGGCGAGAGCCTGGAGTTCGGCCTCCTCGCCGACCTCATCGAGCATCCGCCCCAGGCGCTGCGCGTCGTGCTCGTCGGCACGACCTCGCTCGAACTGCGCATGCCGCGCTTCGTCCTGAGCCACCCGGAGGCGGTCATCGCCGCAGAGGCGCTCGCGTTCGAGCGCCCGGAGATCGAGGCACTCGCCGTCGCGATGGAGAGCCACGCCGACGCGGCCCTCGTCCACGCCGATACGGGCGGGTGGCCGATCGCCGTCCGACTCGCCCTTCTCACGCCACGCTCGTCCCGCAGCTCGGCAGCCGTCCGCACGAGCGGGCTCATGCACGAGTACGTGCGCGATGTCGTCCTGTCGGGCCTCGACCCGGATCTCGCGGAGTTCGTGATCGAGGCATCCGTCTGCGACGAGCTCACCCCCGAGTTCGCCTCGGCGCTCACCGGGCGCTCCGATGGCGGACGGATGCTGGAGCGCTGCCGCCGTCTCGGCCTCTTCCTCGAGCGCACCGAGGGCCTCGACGGCCCGCTCTACCGGTGGCACTCCCTTTTCGCCCGGCACTGCCGCGAGCTGCTCGCCGAGGAGCGCCCGGAGCGCCTCGCGGCGCTGCGGGCCCTGGCCGGAGAGCTCCTCGCCGTGACGCGACCCCTCGAGGCCGTCGCCCATCTCGTCGCCCTCGGCGATGCGGCCGGCGCCGAGAAGGTCATCCTGAACTCCTGGGTGGCGCTCGTCGCCCTCGAGGGTGCGACAGACCTCGACCGCGCCTGCCTCTCGCTCCCGCAGGATCGCGCAGAGAGCCCGGTCATCCATCTCATCCGGGCCTGCGCGCGCGATGTGATCGGGGAGCACCGCTGGGCGCGGGAGCTCTTCGATGCGGCAGAGGCCGGCATCGGCGAGAGCGAGATCGAGCAGCGGACCCTCGAGATCGCGCGTCTCTTCTTCGTCGATGGGCGTGACCGGATCGGTCCCGCCATCGCGGCTGTGCGAGCGCGGCTGCTGACCGCCGGCACGCTGACCGCCAAGGAGCACGCCGCGCTGACCTTCGTGCTCGGGTGGAGCGAGCTGCGTCTGCGCGCGAGCACGGATCGGACGATCGAGACCCTCGAGGCCGCGGTGCGCGAGGCCGAGGCGGTCGGCGATCGCTCTCTGACACGGCGAGCGCGCGAGGTCCTGATCTACGCGCTCGTCTGGGCCGGGCGCAACACGGCGGCGCGCGTCGTGCTGGCGACCCTCGACGAGGACGACGCCGATGCCACCTCGTGGGTGGCGTACGTCGGCGGCAGCGGCGTCGTGGCGGCGGGCCTTCTGGCCTACTGGGCGCACGACCTGGAGGCGGCGGAACTGGAGCTCCGCCGCGTGCTCGTCTTCGGCCGCGCCCGCAGCACCTTCGCCGACCTCGCGCGCATCTACCTCGCCGCCACTGCGGCGGCGACGGGCGACCCGCGGCAGTGCCGTCGCGCGGCTCTCGAGCTGCAGTTCCTGCCGCGCAGCGAGGTTCAGGGCGTCGAGTGGGCGAAGTTCCGTCAGGTGGCGGTGGCGCTTCTCGAAGAGGCGATCGGTCATCGTGAGCGCGCGCTCGAGCTCGTGCGCGGTCTCGGCGACAGCCTGCCGATGCCCGTCGTGGCCGTTCACGTCGCGGGCGTCCTGCGCCGGGCCGGCGCCTACACCGAAGCACTTCAGGTGCTGCGCAACCTCAAGGGGTTCGCCGGCGTCTCGTACGTGCGCGTTGCGACGTTCGCCACGAACGCCCTCGCGCACTGGGCGAACGGTCAGCTCGAGGCGGCGCACGAGCTCTGCGAGCAGGCCCTCGAGGTGGCCGACGCAGAGCTCATCCGCTTCCCGTTCGCGGAGGACGACCCCGACCTCCGCGAACTGCTCGGGGCCCATGTCGCGTGGGGGACGGAGCACGAGGAGTTCCTCCTCTCGTGCCTCCGGCCGACCTCGGCGAGCTCGGCGCTCACGGTGCTCTCCGAGCGCGAGCGCGATGTCTTCGAGCAGCTGCGCACGACGTTGACGACGGTCGAGATCGCCGAGCGCCTGGGCGTCTCCGTGAACACCGTCAAAACGCACCAGCGCTCGATCTACCGCAAGCTCGGCGTCACCTCTCGCCGCGAGGCCCTGCGCCGCTACACCTGA
- a CDS encoding beta-propeller fold lactonase family protein: MRFWLGGYSADMGGSATGIGILHAGAPDAALAGGSLGFAGDAVATGGSPSWVTAHPALDVVYAALEGAGTVQAFRRTGEASFIALGDPVEAGEAVCHIAVAPDGSSLVASCWGDGRVVRMTTDASGRPSAPAIAPSAADPYGPEAPPPAGAGDLDLAAAARALREAAGEEYAHLVPGVDPEPEATSDAGAEASRLSHAHQAIFLPRGVVATTDMGFDLVRFWRSGTRGPAAMQDVVLPRGSGPRHAVWHPSGHLYVVTELSHEVFALAPDEAGAWRIVAGTPLAAGIPPEDTAAEIASSRDGRFLYAGVRGSDTIAVLGVRGEGDVIQPTALVEAGVHWPRHHVVMRDDLLVAGQLSEEVASLGIDLRTGVPGRVRHRTPAPSPTCIVPAR, translated from the coding sequence GTGAGGTTCTGGCTCGGCGGCTACTCCGCCGACATGGGCGGCTCGGCGACGGGCATCGGCATCCTCCACGCCGGTGCTCCCGACGCGGCGCTCGCCGGGGGTTCGCTCGGCTTCGCCGGCGACGCCGTCGCAACGGGCGGATCGCCCTCGTGGGTCACGGCCCATCCCGCGCTCGACGTCGTCTACGCCGCGCTCGAGGGCGCGGGGACCGTGCAGGCCTTCCGCCGCACGGGCGAGGCATCCTTCATCGCCTTGGGCGATCCCGTCGAGGCCGGAGAGGCGGTCTGCCATATCGCGGTGGCCCCCGACGGCTCGTCGCTCGTCGCGAGCTGCTGGGGCGACGGGCGGGTCGTCCGCATGACGACGGATGCCTCGGGCCGCCCGTCCGCGCCGGCCATCGCGCCCTCCGCCGCCGACCCGTACGGCCCCGAAGCGCCGCCGCCGGCCGGCGCAGGCGATCTCGACCTCGCGGCCGCCGCACGGGCGCTGCGCGAGGCCGCCGGCGAGGAGTACGCGCACCTCGTTCCCGGCGTCGATCCGGAGCCCGAGGCGACGTCGGATGCGGGCGCAGAGGCATCCCGACTTTCGCACGCGCATCAGGCGATCTTCCTGCCCCGGGGGGTCGTCGCGACGACGGACATGGGGTTCGATCTCGTCCGCTTCTGGCGGTCGGGCACCCGGGGCCCGGCCGCGATGCAGGATGTCGTGCTGCCCCGAGGGTCGGGTCCACGGCATGCCGTGTGGCATCCGAGCGGCCACCTCTACGTCGTCACGGAGCTGTCGCACGAGGTGTTCGCGCTCGCGCCCGACGAAGCCGGCGCGTGGCGCATCGTGGCCGGCACGCCCCTCGCGGCGGGGATCCCTCCCGAAGACACGGCGGCCGAGATCGCCTCCTCCCGAGACGGGAGATTCCTGTACGCCGGAGTGCGGGGAAGCGACACGATCGCGGTGCTCGGCGTGCGCGGCGAGGGAGACGTGATCCAGCCGACCGCCCTGGTCGAGGCGGGCGTTCACTGGCCGCGCCACCACGTCGTGATGCGCGACGATCTGCTCGTCGCGGGGCAGCTCTCCGAGGAGGTCGCCTCGCTGGGCATCGACCTCCGCACCGGGGTTCCCGGTCGCGTCCGGCACCGCACGCCGGCGCCGTCGCCGACCTGCATCGTGCCCGCACGCTGA
- a CDS encoding chorismate mutase — protein MTGEDPAQTLQRLRGSIDNIDAALVFMLAERFRCTKQVGELKAEHGMPPSDPAREEQQIARLRALSHEADLDPEFAEKWFNFVVAEVIRHHTAAAGN, from the coding sequence ATGACAGGCGAGGACCCGGCGCAGACTCTCCAGCGTCTGCGAGGAAGCATCGACAACATCGACGCGGCACTCGTCTTCATGCTCGCCGAGCGGTTCCGCTGCACCAAGCAGGTGGGGGAGCTCAAGGCCGAGCACGGCATGCCCCCCTCCGACCCGGCGCGGGAGGAGCAGCAGATCGCACGCCTCCGGGCGCTCTCGCACGAGGCCGATCTCGACCCGGAGTTCGCCGAGAAGTGGTTCAACTTCGTCGTCGCCGAGGTCATCCGCCACCACACCGCGGCGGCCGGGAACTAG
- a CDS encoding adenylosuccinate synthase: MPGIVIVGVQWGDEGKGKATDLLGERTDWVVKFNGGNNAGHTVVIGDEKYALHLLPSGILSPGVNPVIGNGVVVDLEVLFAELEALHARGLDTSRLRISANAHIVTQYHRTLDKVTERFLGKRQIGTTGRGIGPAYADKINRVGIRVQDLFDENILRQKVEGALDQKNHLLLKVYNRRAIAVDEVVDDLLSYVERLRPMVADTSLLLNDALDAGDVVVFEGGQATMLDVDHGTYPFVTSSSATAGGAATGSGVGPNRLDRVVGIAKAYTTRVGSGPFPTELFDENGEWLRSRGFEFGTTTGRPRRVGWYDAPITRYATRINGITDIVLTKLDILTGLDRIPVCVAYEVDGERFDEIPVNQSDFHHAKPILEHFPGWTDDISQARSFEDLPVEARDYVLALERMSGTRISVIGVGAARDAVVVRHDLID; this comes from the coding sequence ATGCCTGGCATCGTCATCGTCGGAGTCCAGTGGGGGGACGAGGGCAAAGGCAAGGCCACCGATCTTCTCGGCGAGCGCACCGACTGGGTCGTCAAATTCAACGGCGGGAACAACGCCGGGCACACCGTGGTCATCGGCGACGAGAAGTACGCTCTGCACCTGCTGCCATCCGGCATCCTGTCTCCCGGGGTCAACCCGGTCATCGGCAACGGCGTCGTCGTCGACCTGGAGGTGCTCTTCGCCGAGCTCGAGGCCCTCCACGCCCGCGGCCTCGACACGTCGCGCCTGCGGATCAGCGCGAACGCTCACATCGTCACGCAGTATCACCGGACGCTCGACAAGGTGACGGAGCGCTTCCTCGGCAAGCGCCAGATCGGCACGACGGGCCGCGGAATCGGCCCGGCCTACGCCGACAAGATCAACCGGGTGGGGATCCGCGTGCAGGACCTCTTCGACGAGAACATCCTGCGCCAGAAGGTCGAGGGCGCCCTCGACCAGAAGAATCACCTGCTGCTGAAGGTCTACAACCGCCGCGCCATCGCGGTCGACGAGGTCGTCGACGACCTCCTGTCGTACGTGGAGCGACTGCGCCCCATGGTCGCCGACACGTCTCTGCTCCTGAACGACGCCCTCGACGCCGGCGACGTCGTCGTCTTCGAGGGCGGGCAGGCCACCATGCTCGACGTAGACCACGGGACGTACCCCTTCGTCACCTCGTCGTCGGCGACCGCCGGCGGCGCCGCGACAGGCTCGGGCGTCGGGCCCAACCGCCTCGACCGGGTCGTCGGCATCGCGAAGGCGTACACGACGCGTGTCGGCTCGGGTCCCTTCCCCACCGAGCTCTTCGACGAGAACGGCGAATGGCTGCGCTCGCGCGGCTTCGAGTTCGGCACGACGACCGGCCGTCCGCGCCGGGTGGGCTGGTACGACGCGCCGATCACCCGCTACGCGACCCGCATCAACGGCATCACCGACATCGTGCTGACGAAGCTCGACATCCTCACCGGCCTCGACCGGATCCCGGTGTGCGTCGCCTACGAGGTCGACGGCGAGCGGTTCGACGAGATTCCCGTCAACCAGTCCGACTTCCACCACGCGAAGCCGATCCTCGAGCATTTCCCGGGATGGACCGACGACATCTCGCAGGCGCGGAGCTTCGAGGACCTTCCGGTCGAAGCGCGCGACTACGTCCTCGCCCTCGAGCGGATGAGCGGCACGCGCATCTCGGTCATCGGCGTGGGCGCCGCCCGGGACGCGGTCGTCGTGCGCCACGACCTCATCGACTAG
- a CDS encoding Pr6Pr family membrane protein, translating to MYWVWFRIAAAATALSGVVAGLVVNVDRAARQQQMLGDVLANYFSLFTIVSTLLSVVVLAVAVNWSERHPGTSPEPMGIALGLAAVAGPIFLLGIVYNVLLRGLPSAVALGDSAGIALLDKYAAEVLHVVMPIYFLIDLLLAPRRRGLPWWSLGVLVGYPITWVTYTMVRGERVASPDGTTPWWYPYPFLDPHIAGGYRSPLLYIAVMTAGFLAIGAVIIAVGRHREKRAARGRTPRARGALMI from the coding sequence ATGTATTGGGTATGGTTCAGGATCGCGGCCGCGGCCACCGCCCTGTCGGGCGTCGTCGCAGGTCTCGTGGTCAATGTCGACCGGGCAGCGCGCCAGCAGCAGATGCTGGGCGACGTCTTGGCCAACTACTTCAGCCTGTTCACGATCGTGTCGACGCTGCTGAGCGTCGTCGTGCTCGCCGTCGCCGTCAACTGGTCGGAACGGCACCCTGGGACCTCGCCCGAGCCGATGGGGATCGCGCTCGGACTGGCCGCCGTGGCGGGGCCGATCTTCCTGCTCGGCATCGTCTACAACGTCCTGCTGCGGGGCCTTCCGTCGGCCGTCGCGCTGGGGGACTCCGCCGGCATCGCCCTCCTCGACAAGTACGCCGCCGAGGTGCTGCACGTCGTCATGCCGATCTACTTCCTGATCGACCTGCTGCTGGCGCCGCGTCGGCGCGGACTGCCGTGGTGGTCGCTCGGCGTGCTCGTCGGCTACCCGATCACGTGGGTCACGTACACGATGGTGCGCGGCGAGCGCGTCGCGAGCCCCGACGGGACCACCCCGTGGTGGTACCCGTACCCGTTCCTCGACCCGCACATCGCGGGCGGGTACCGCTCGCCGCTCCTCTATATAGCGGTCATGACGGCGGGCTTCCTGGCGATCGGCGCCGTCATCATCGCCGTCGGCCGCCACCGCGAGAAGAGGGCGGCACGGGGTCGCACGCCCCGGGCACGCGGCGCGCTGATGATCTGA
- a CDS encoding AI-2E family transporter: MTEAVEGARPLSVDAAAGTDAAVVDNEIIPPVIVDRPQREVWANVGHPFATGLILTIGGLTALALGIAFVNLSTIVIYVVMALFVALALDPVVKRLERHNVARPWGIVIVYGSFGIVLIGVLWFLIPALFTQAQALVQNIPSLIGQFENSDFYAWVQSTFGAQAGTILTQVQTFLTNPANLATIGGGILRLGVSVGVAISGLLIILVLSLYFLAGLPAMKVAFAQLTPAHSRPTVTSLTNQITDSIGGYLTGMVVLAFFNSVVGLVLHLVLELPFPFLMAVAAFCITLIPLIGSVCYLIFASVLALFSDPTAALIFAIVYLIYIQVEAYVLTPRVMNKTVSVPGALVVIGALVGGTLLGLLGALVAIPVTASILLIIKQIFIPRQDRKIRT; encoded by the coding sequence ATGACCGAAGCTGTCGAGGGTGCTCGCCCACTCTCCGTCGACGCCGCGGCCGGTACCGACGCCGCGGTGGTGGACAACGAGATCATCCCGCCGGTGATCGTCGACCGGCCGCAGCGCGAGGTCTGGGCGAATGTCGGCCATCCCTTCGCGACGGGCCTCATCCTCACCATCGGCGGCCTCACCGCCCTCGCCCTCGGCATCGCCTTCGTCAACCTCTCGACGATCGTCATCTACGTCGTCATGGCGCTCTTCGTCGCGCTCGCGCTCGACCCGGTGGTCAAAAGGCTCGAACGGCACAACGTCGCCCGCCCGTGGGGCATCGTCATCGTCTACGGGAGCTTCGGCATCGTCCTCATCGGCGTGCTGTGGTTCCTCATCCCGGCCCTGTTCACCCAGGCGCAGGCACTCGTCCAGAACATCCCCTCCCTCATCGGCCAGTTCGAGAACTCGGATTTCTACGCCTGGGTCCAGTCGACGTTCGGTGCCCAGGCGGGCACCATCCTGACGCAGGTGCAGACCTTCCTCACGAACCCCGCCAACCTCGCGACCATCGGGGGAGGAATCCTCAGGCTCGGCGTGAGCGTCGGAGTGGCGATCTCGGGGCTGCTCATCATCCTCGTCCTGAGCCTGTACTTCCTCGCGGGGCTTCCCGCCATGAAGGTGGCCTTCGCGCAGCTGACGCCGGCGCACAGCCGGCCGACCGTGACGAGTCTCACCAACCAGATCACCGACTCGATCGGCGGCTACCTCACCGGCATGGTGGTCCTCGCGTTCTTCAACTCCGTCGTCGGCCTCGTCCTGCACCTCGTGCTCGAACTGCCGTTCCCGTTCCTCATGGCGGTCGCGGCGTTCTGCATCACCCTGATCCCGCTCATCGGCTCGGTCTGCTATCTGATCTTCGCGTCGGTCCTGGCGCTCTTCTCCGATCCCACGGCGGCGCTCATCTTCGCGATCGTCTACCTCATCTACATCCAGGTCGAGGCGTACGTGCTCACCCCGCGCGTCATGAACAAGACGGTCTCGGTGCCCGGAGCGCTCGTCGTGATCGGCGCGCTCGTCGGCGGCACGCTGCTCGGCCTCCTCGGCGCGCTCGTGGCGATCCCGGTGACGGCCTCGATCCTGCTCATCATCAAGCAGATCTTCATTCCGCGGCAGGACAGGAAGATCCGGACCTGA
- a CDS encoding SHOCT domain-containing protein produces MNLWSNFWDVVWWFIWIFAFVAYLFVLISIFSDLFRDHKLSGWWKAVWVLFLIFVPFLTALIYLIARGRGMQERGLAEMKRQQEAQQAYIQSVAGSGASPADEIAKASELLKAGTISQAEYDQLKARALS; encoded by the coding sequence ATGAATCTCTGGAGCAACTTCTGGGACGTGGTCTGGTGGTTCATCTGGATCTTCGCGTTCGTCGCCTACCTCTTCGTCCTGATCTCGATCTTCAGCGACCTGTTCCGCGACCACAAGCTCAGCGGATGGTGGAAGGCCGTCTGGGTCCTGTTCCTGATCTTCGTCCCCTTCCTCACCGCGCTGATCTACCTCATCGCCCGCGGACGCGGCATGCAGGAGCGGGGCCTCGCCGAGATGAAGCGGCAGCAGGAGGCGCAGCAGGCCTACATCCAGTCGGTGGCGGGGAGCGGGGCCAGTCCCGCCGATGAGATCGCCAAGGCGTCGGAACTGCTCAAGGCAGGCACGATCTCGCAGGCCGAATACGACCAGCTCAAGGCGCGCGCCCTCAGCTGA
- a CDS encoding SHOCT domain-containing protein: MIRRVGRPGLVGLAARTAVVAGTATAVNNGMNNRQQRKAQDEYEQQQYEAAQQQAAMNAAAQQAVAQQMAYAAPPAPAPAPAEAAGGGEDIVASLQKLSALKDAGALSDAEFEAAKARLLGG; this comes from the coding sequence ATGATCCGCAGAGTGGGACGTCCGGGCCTCGTCGGGCTCGCTGCGCGCACCGCCGTCGTCGCGGGCACGGCGACCGCCGTGAACAACGGCATGAACAACCGCCAGCAGCGCAAGGCGCAGGACGAGTACGAGCAGCAGCAGTACGAGGCCGCGCAGCAACAGGCCGCGATGAACGCGGCGGCGCAGCAGGCGGTCGCGCAGCAGATGGCGTACGCCGCTCCGCCCGCGCCCGCGCCGGCGCCGGCGGAAGCCGCGGGCGGGGGCGAGGACATCGTCGCATCGCTGCAGAAGCTGTCCGCGCTGAAGGACGCCGGGGCGCTCAGCGACGCCGAGTTCGAGGCCGCCAAGGCGCGGCTGCTCGGCGGCTGA
- a CDS encoding patatin-like phospholipase family protein, whose product MADTTAFVLGGGGVRGAVEIGMIRALFEAGIRPDLVVGTSIGAINGALVAKDPTLGVIDALMRAWTSPEAGAVYGDSLMGQLGRLVKTKTHLNSPLPLRILLEHSLGASTRFEDLAVPLQVVAASIERAAEHVFDSGPLIDAILASASVPGLLPPTAIDGEHYMDGGIVNSIPIEQAVAAGARTIFVLQVGRVETPLVVPKSAVDTARVAFEIARRHRFARDLATLPEGVDLFVLPSGGALEGDDSLRSYRRLDTLEQRIGRAYEATRDFLFARGMPPLDAAGSAEGSDAGEVTA is encoded by the coding sequence ATGGCGGACACGACGGCCTTCGTCCTCGGCGGCGGGGGAGTGCGCGGCGCGGTCGAGATCGGCATGATCCGCGCGCTGTTCGAAGCGGGGATCCGCCCCGATCTGGTCGTCGGCACCTCGATCGGCGCGATCAACGGCGCGCTCGTCGCGAAGGACCCGACGCTCGGCGTCATCGACGCGCTGATGCGCGCGTGGACCTCTCCCGAGGCGGGAGCGGTGTACGGAGACTCGCTCATGGGCCAGCTGGGCCGGCTCGTGAAGACCAAGACCCACCTCAACTCGCCGCTTCCCCTGCGCATCCTGCTGGAGCACAGCCTCGGCGCCTCGACGCGCTTCGAAGATCTCGCGGTGCCGTTGCAGGTCGTCGCCGCGAGCATCGAGCGCGCCGCGGAGCACGTCTTCGACTCCGGTCCGCTCATCGACGCGATCCTGGCCTCGGCATCCGTTCCCGGTCTCCTGCCTCCCACGGCGATCGACGGCGAGCACTATATGGACGGCGGCATCGTCAATTCGATCCCCATCGAGCAGGCCGTCGCGGCGGGTGCGCGCACGATCTTCGTCCTCCAGGTCGGCCGGGTCGAGACGCCGCTCGTCGTGCCGAAGTCGGCCGTCGACACGGCCCGGGTCGCGTTCGAGATCGCCCGTCGCCATCGCTTCGCCCGCGACCTCGCTACGCTCCCGGAAGGGGTCGACCTCTTCGTGCTCCCCAGCGGGGGTGCGCTCGAGGGTGACGACTCGCTCCGGTCCTACCGCCGCCTCGACACCCTCGAGCAGCGCATCGGCCGCGCGTACGAGGCCACGCGCGACTTCCTGTTCGCGCGAGGGATGCCGCCGCTCGACGCCGCCGGATCCGCCGAGGGCTCCGACGCCGGGGAGGTGACGGCGTGA